The genomic segment TTGAGCTCGGCCGCCGAGCCGATGCCCGGCACCTCGATCAGGATCCGGTCATTGCCCTGGCGCATGATCGTCGGCTCGCGCGTGCCCGCGGCATCGACCCGCCGGCGCACGATCTCGAGCGATTGCTGCATGGTGCGCTCATCGGTCGCGGCCTGTTCGGCGGGGCTCAGCCGCACGGTGATCGTGTCGCCCGTGCCGGTGACCTCGATGTCGTTCTGGCCGACGCCCGTCAGCGTGACGACCGGCGTCGCGAGCGTGCGCGCGATCTCGACCGCACGCGCGATCTGGCCGGGCTCGCCGATCTGGATCTTCAGCTCATCCTCGCCCGAAGGCATCCGCCGCACCGAGCCGATCGTGGCGCGTTCGGCCGCGAGCGCCTTGCGCATCTCGGGCCAGAGCGCATCCATCCGCGCCTTGTAGACCTCGGCGACCTTGACCTCGGCCAGAAGATGCGCGCCGCCGCGCAGGTCGAGCCCGAGATTGACGAGCCCCGAGGGCAGCCAATCGGGCCAGCCCGCGCGCGCCTCTTCCTGCGCCGCGGTCATGGCGCCGGTCTTCTCGAAGGCCGCGAGCGCGTCGTTATGGCCCTCGACGCGGTTGTAAAACAGGTTCGGCGCCGCCATGGCCAGCCCCAGAAGGCAAAGCCCGATGATCAGCACGCGCTTCCAGAGCGAAATCTGCAGCATGGCGGGGCGCCTTCCTTAGCCGGCGTTGGCGGCCGGTTCGGTCTTCGAAAGAACCTGGACGATGGTCGATTTGATCACGCGGACCTTGACGTTCGGCGCAATCTCGATCTCGAGCTCGCCATCTTCGCGCACATGCGAGACCTTGCCGATGATCCCGCCTTGGGTCACGACCTGATCGCCCCGGCGCAGCGTCTCGACCATCGCCTTGTGCTCCTTGGCGCGCTTTTGTTGCGGGCGGATCAGCAGGAAATACATGATCACGAAGATCAGGATCAGCGGCAGGAACTGACCGAAAGCGGCAGCCCCGGCGGGGGCGCCAGCGGCCTGGGCGAAAGCGGGCGTTGCGAACATGGTGTGGTCCTCTCTTTAGGGCCTGAGCCACGCCCGAAAGGCGCGGCAGCGGGTGTCGGGGCGCACCCTATCCGGCGCCCTCCGCCTTGGCAAGGCGACACCGCCCCGCCTCACGGCCCTGTCAGAAGTGCGCCCCGCCCTTTCATCTTGCCCAAAATATCCCGGGGGTGAGGGCGAAGCCCGAGGGGGCAGCGCCCCCTGCCCGGCGCCTCACAAGCCCCGCCGCCGGGGGTTTTGCACCCCCGGACCCCCGCAGGATATTTCTGGCAAGATGAAAGGAAACCTCAGCCGAACGGCAGCGCACGTTCCACGAGCCGCGCAAAGAAGCTTGCCCCATAAGGCGCCGCGGCATCGTTGAAATCATAGCCCGGATGGTGCAGCCCCTCGCCCGGCCCGATCCCCATGAAGAGATAGGCGCCGGGCCGCGCCTCGAGCATATAGGCGAAATCCTCCGCGCCCATTTCGCGGCCGAAATTGTCGCGCACGGCGTCTTCGCCCGCGACCTCGCGCGCCACGCCCGCGGCAAAGCGCGCCTTTTCGGCGTCGTTGATCGTGGGCGGGTAGCCGCGCTCATAGCGGATCTCGGCCGAGACCCCGAAGGCCGCCGCAACCCCTTGCACGATCTCGCGAAACCGCGCCGCGACCAGATCGCGCACCGCCGGCGTGAAGGAGCGGATCGTGGCGCAGAACCAGCCATCCTCGGGGATGATATTGTCGGCCGAGCCGGTGTGGATCTGGGTCACGGAAACCACCAGCTCATCCATCGGATAGAGGTTGCGGCTCACGATCGTCTGCAGCGCCGTGACCATCGCCGCGATCGCCGGAACCGGGTCGGTGCAATCTTGCGGTTGCGCCGCATGGCCGCCCTTGCCGGTGACCGTCACCCAAGCGGTATCGACCGCCGCCATCAAGGGCCCCTGGGTGGTGTAGAAATGCCCGAGCGGCACATTCGGCGCGTTATGGATGCCATAGACCTCGGTGATCCCGAAGCGCTCCATCACCCCCTCGCGCACCATCACCTCGCCGCCGCCGCCCGATTCCTCCGCAGGCTGGAACAGCAGCGCCACCGTGCCCGCGAAATTGCGCGTCTCGGCGAGATATTTCGCCGCGCCAAGCAGCATCGTGGTATGGCCATCATGCCCGCAGGCATGCATTTTCCCTTCGTTTTCCGAGGCATAATCCTTGCCGGTCAGCTCGGTGATCGGCAGCGCATCCATATCGGCCCTCAGCCCGATCACCGGCCCCTCGCCGCGCCCACGAATGAGCGCCACGATGCCCGAGGTCGCGATCCCCTCGTGGATCTCGTCCACACCAAAGCCGCGCAGCTTCTCGGCGACGAAGGCCGAGGTCACGGGCAGGTCGAATTCGAGCTCGGGGTGGCGGTGCAGCCAGCGGCGCCACTGAGCCATTTCCGGGGCGAGGGCGGCAAGACTATTGATCACGGGCATGGTGGACTCTATCGGCTTGAGGGGGGTAGACCGGGGCAAGATCAACCCAAGCGCGGGGCGTTGCAATGGCGAAATCCACCGATCCGATCTTCTTCGACGATACCGGCGGGGCGGGCGCGCAATTCGAGCGGCTCGTCGCGATCATGGCGCAGCTGCGCGACCGCGAGGCGGGCTGCCCCTGGGATATCGAGCAGGATTTCGCCTCGATCGCGCCCTATACGATCGAGGAGGCCCATGAGGTCGCCGATGCGATCGCGCGCGAGGCCTGGGGGGAGCTGGCGGGCGAGCTTGGCGATCTGGCGCTGCAGGTGGTGTTTCACGCGCAGATGGCCGCCGAGGCCGGGCATTTCGCGATCGAGGATGTGATCGGCGCGATCAACGCCAAGATGATCGCGCGCCATCCGCATGTCTTCGGCGCGGAGAGCCGCGACAAATCCTCCGCGCAGCAGACCGAGGATTGGGAGAAGATCAAGGCCGCCGAACGCGCGGGCCGCGCCGAGAAAGGCGTGCTCGACGGGGTGGCGCTGGGGCTGCCCGCGCTCACCCGCGCGCTCAAGCTGCAAAACCGCGCGGCCCGGGTGGGGTTCGATTGGCCGTCGACAGCCGAGGTGCTCGACAAGATCGTCGAGGAGGCGCGCGAGCTCGAGGAGGCGCGCGAGAGGCTCGGGCCCGAGGAGCTCGCCGAGGAATATGGCGATCTCTTGTTCGTGATGGTCAATCTCGGCCGCCACCTCGGCCTCGACCCGGAGGCCGCGCTGCGCGCCGCGAACCGCAAATTCACCAATCGGTTCAGCTACATAGAGCGCGAACTTGAAGCGCGCGGCAAGCATCCGCGCGAAAGCGATCTGGCCGAGATGGACGCGCTTTGGGAGGCGGCGAAACGCGCGGGCGTGAAATAGGCCCGCCCTTCAACGATGTGCAAATATCCCGGGGGGCCGGGGCTTGCCCCGGCGGGGGCAGCGCCCCCTCCGACCGGTGTGCCTCTGGAGAGCCCGGGGGTTTTGCACCCCCGGACCCCCGCAGGATATTTCTGGCAAGATGAAAGCCGGGCCTCAGGGCCAGGGATAGCCCGCGACGGGCCAGCCATCGGCCTTGTAGCGCGCGGCGACCTCGCGGCGCAGGGCGACGACATCCTTGACCGGCTCGGCGCGCAATTGCGTCACCTCGGCCTCGGTGAAGGGTTTGGCCTCGGGAGCAAGCGAGGCGCCCGCATAGGTCGTCATGACGTAATTCATAACCGCGGCGATCTCGGCATCGGTGAGCGAGGAGCTGACCACGCCGGGCACATGCATCAGGTAGCGCCGGCCGTCCGCGGAGCGGGCGAAGGAGCCGACATAGCCGCGGAAATCGGGGATGCCGGCCTGTTCGCTGCCCGAGCCGTCCATGCCGTGACAGCCGGTGCAGCGCAGCACGAAATTGGTTTGCGCCGAGAGTTCGGCCGCGCCCGCCGGGGCGGCGCCGAGTGCGAGCACGAGATAAGCCGCCAGCCGCATCACATCCCTCCCCCGCGGATCGCCATCAGCTCCTTGTGGCTGAGCGGCGCGGCGCGGCGTTCGGCCACCATCTCGGGCGTCACCACGCCCTCGACCTTGGCGAGATCCTTGAGCACATAGCTCGCCACGGCCGCGAGATCTTCATCGGAATAGTCGCTCTGCGGCGGCATCACGAGGCCGTAATAGCCCACGCCCTGGGACATGATCGTGCCCGAGAGCCCGGAGATCACCACGCCTGCCACAAAGCCCGGCGCCTTGTCGCCCAAGGCCGCCCAGAGCGGCGGGTCTTGCAAGGGCGGTGCGACGCCCGGGGTGCCGACGCCCTCGGGGCCATGGCAGGCCGCGCAGACATCGGCGAAGATCGTGGCGCCCTCGGCGGCCAGCGCCGCGGAGGCGCCCATCGAGAGAGCGAGGGCCACGAGGGCCCCCGCAAACAGGGTCGAGCTCATTCGGCGATCCCCACCAGAGCCGCGACGGTGCAGTGATAGCCCTGGCTCGCATTCGCCATGCACCAGTTGATGTCGTTGTGCAGGCCCATCCGGTAGCCGGGACGCTCGCGCTCGTTCGAGTTGCAAAACGGCGAGTTGTCGCATTCCGAGCGGCCGCAGCAATCGTTGTAGGAGACGAGGTAATCCTTGCCGTCGGTGGGGTTGGTGCAGGTGCCGACCCAGCTGACCTTGGAGACCTCCGAGCCCGGCGGGCATTGCGTCAGCGTGCCGCCGCAGCTGTTGCACAGGTTGCCGTCGAGCGCGCAATAGCGCCAGTAATCGCAGGCATATTCATCGGAGGTTTGCGCCGCGAAAGCGCGCCCGCCGCTGCCCGAGCGATCGAAGGGCAGCACCGGCAGCACCGCCGCGCCCACGAGGCCGAGCCCCGCCCGCGCAAGGAAGCTGCGCCGGCCCGATTTATGCGCGACCGAGCGCACGCCCGCTTCGGTGGCGCGGTCCATCCAGTCGGTGATCTTGTCGAAAATGCTCATGGATTTGCTCCTCAGGAGGTGATTGCCGGGCGGTCGAGCCAGCTCTGGATCGAGGGCACGCCGAGGTCATGGGCGTTGAACAGGCTGTCGAGCTGTTCGCGCGAGTTGATCAGCCCTTTCGAGCGGATCGTGCCATCGGGGGCCAGCACGACCGCGAAGGGCA from the Rhodobacter xanthinilyticus genome contains:
- a CDS encoding methylamine dehydrogenase light chain; the encoded protein is MSIFDKITDWMDRATEAGVRSVAHKSGRRSFLARAGLGLVGAAVLPVLPFDRSGSGGRAFAAQTSDEYACDYWRYCALDGNLCNSCGGTLTQCPPGSEVSKVSWVGTCTNPTDGKDYLVSYNDCCGRSECDNSPFCNSNERERPGYRMGLHNDINWCMANASQGYHCTVAALVGIAE
- a CDS encoding M20 aminoacylase family protein encodes the protein MPVINSLAALAPEMAQWRRWLHRHPELEFDLPVTSAFVAEKLRGFGVDEIHEGIATSGIVALIRGRGEGPVIGLRADMDALPITELTGKDYASENEGKMHACGHDGHTTMLLGAAKYLAETRNFAGTVALLFQPAEESGGGGEVMVREGVMERFGITEVYGIHNAPNVPLGHFYTTQGPLMAAVDTAWVTVTGKGGHAAQPQDCTDPVPAIAAMVTALQTIVSRNLYPMDELVVSVTQIHTGSADNIIPEDGWFCATIRSFTPAVRDLVAARFREIVQGVAAAFGVSAEIRYERGYPPTINDAEKARFAAGVAREVAGEDAVRDNFGREMGAEDFAYMLEARPGAYLFMGIGPGEGLHHPGYDFNDAAAPYGASFFARLVERALPFG
- the mazG gene encoding nucleoside triphosphate pyrophosphohydrolase, with product MAKSTDPIFFDDTGGAGAQFERLVAIMAQLRDREAGCPWDIEQDFASIAPYTIEEAHEVADAIAREAWGELAGELGDLALQVVFHAQMAAEAGHFAIEDVIGAINAKMIARHPHVFGAESRDKSSAQQTEDWEKIKAAERAGRAEKGVLDGVALGLPALTRALKLQNRAARVGFDWPSTAEVLDKIVEEARELEEARERLGPEELAEEYGDLLFVMVNLGRHLGLDPEAALRAANRKFTNRFSYIERELEARGKHPRESDLAEMDALWEAAKRAGVK
- a CDS encoding c-type cytochrome encodes the protein MSSTLFAGALVALALSMGASAALAAEGATIFADVCAACHGPEGVGTPGVAPPLQDPPLWAALGDKAPGFVAGVVISGLSGTIMSQGVGYYGLVMPPQSDYSDEDLAAVASYVLKDLAKVEGVVTPEMVAERRAAPLSHKELMAIRGGGM
- the yajC gene encoding preprotein translocase subunit YajC, with protein sequence MFATPAFAQAAGAPAGAAAFGQFLPLILIFVIMYFLLIRPQQKRAKEHKAMVETLRRGDQVVTQGGIIGKVSHVREDGELEIEIAPNVKVRVIKSTIVQVLSKTEPAANAG
- a CDS encoding c-type cytochrome, with amino-acid sequence MRLAAYLVLALGAAPAGAAELSAQTNFVLRCTGCHGMDGSGSEQAGIPDFRGYVGSFARSADGRRYLMHVPGVVSSSLTDAEIAAVMNYVMTTYAGASLAPEAKPFTEAEVTQLRAEPVKDVVALRREVAARYKADGWPVAGYPWP